In Citrus sinensis cultivar Valencia sweet orange chromosome 4, DVS_A1.0, whole genome shotgun sequence, one DNA window encodes the following:
- the LOC102609223 gene encoding NADH--cytochrome b5 reductase 1-like isoform X2, whose protein sequence is MTISNTIHRPSRGKDSEGNEVIRPYTPITLDSDIGYFELVVKMYPKGRMSHHFREMHEGEYLPVKGPKGRLKYKVGQARAFGMIAGGTGITPMFQLTRAILENPKDKTNVHLIYANVTVGDILLKDELDSFATNFPNRFKVYYVLSQPTEVWNGGIGHVSKEMIQMHCPTPAPDIQILRCGPPGMNKAMADHLNALGYTLDMQFEF, encoded by the exons ATGACCATATCAAATACTATTCACAGGCCAAGCAG GGGGAAAGACAGTGAAGGTAATGAAGTTATTAGACCATATACTCCAATAACTTTGGATTCTGATATTGGTTACTTTGAACTAGTTGTTAAG ATGTATCCGAAAGGAAGAATGTCTCACCATTTCAGAGAGATGCATGAAGGAGAATACCTTCCAGTAAAGGGACCCAAG GGGCGCCTCAAATATAAAGTTGGGCAAGCTCGAGCATTTGGGATGATTGCTGGAGGCACTGGCATTACTCCAATGTTTCAG CTCACGCGAGCCATTTTAGAGAACCCTAAAGACAAGACCAATGTGCATCTCATCTATGCTAATGTTACAGTTGGAGACATTCTTCTGAAG GACGAACTTGATAGCTTTGCCACGAACTTCCCAAACCGTTTCAAAGTGTACTACGTTTTGAGCCAG CCCACTGAAGTGTGGAATGGTGGGATTGGTCATGTGTCCAAGGAAATGATTCAGATGCATTGTCCCACACCAGCCCCTGATATTCag ATATTGAGATGTGGACCTCCGGGCATGAACAAAGCCATGGCTGATCATCTTAATGCACTTGGATACACATTAGACATGCAATTTGAGTTCTGA
- the LOC102609223 gene encoding NADH--cytochrome b5 reductase 1-like isoform X1: MLNFELLKKDFMQMQVSQAAFFGLLVAVAAMIITIVVYLCSIKKSRGSLDPENFKEFKLTKRTPISHNTAKFRFALPKSTSILGLPVGQHILCRGKDSEGNEVIRPYTPITLDSDIGYFELVVKMYPKGRMSHHFREMHEGEYLPVKGPKGRLKYKVGQARAFGMIAGGTGITPMFQLTRAILENPKDKTNVHLIYANVTVGDILLKDELDSFATNFPNRFKVYYVLSQPTEVWNGGIGHVSKEMIQMHCPTPAPDIQILRCGPPGMNKAMADHLNALGYTLDMQFEF, from the exons ATGTTGAACTTTGAATTGTTGAAAAAGGATTTCATGCAAATGCAAGTTTCTCAAGCTGCGTTTTTTGGACTTTTGGTTGCGGTTGCTGCAATGATCATCACAATTGTTGTCTATCTTTGTTCTATCAAAAAATCCAGAG gCAGCTTAGACCCtgagaatttcaaagaattcaAACTTACTAAAAGAACACCAATCAGTCATAATACTGCAAAGTTCAGATTTGCACTTCCAAAATCCACTTCAATATTGGGTCTTCCTGTTGGACAACATATACTTTGcag GGGGAAAGACAGTGAAGGTAATGAAGTTATTAGACCATATACTCCAATAACTTTGGATTCTGATATTGGTTACTTTGAACTAGTTGTTAAG ATGTATCCGAAAGGAAGAATGTCTCACCATTTCAGAGAGATGCATGAAGGAGAATACCTTCCAGTAAAGGGACCCAAG GGGCGCCTCAAATATAAAGTTGGGCAAGCTCGAGCATTTGGGATGATTGCTGGAGGCACTGGCATTACTCCAATGTTTCAG CTCACGCGAGCCATTTTAGAGAACCCTAAAGACAAGACCAATGTGCATCTCATCTATGCTAATGTTACAGTTGGAGACATTCTTCTGAAG GACGAACTTGATAGCTTTGCCACGAACTTCCCAAACCGTTTCAAAGTGTACTACGTTTTGAGCCAG CCCACTGAAGTGTGGAATGGTGGGATTGGTCATGTGTCCAAGGAAATGATTCAGATGCATTGTCCCACACCAGCCCCTGATATTCag ATATTGAGATGTGGACCTCCGGGCATGAACAAAGCCATGGCTGATCATCTTAATGCACTTGGATACACATTAGACATGCAATTTGAGTTCTGA